GGCATTTGAACCTGCCGTCGGACAGTTGCCAAGCCCACGTATAAGAGCACTTAGGACAACTTCTCATGACCAGAACATTCTACATGATCTGGTCCGATTTGGTTAGGTATTACCTTTGTAAAAGGGTCACAGACCCCCGGTTCCCCCAGAGTAATTGAAAGCGGTCCGGGGGGGGTGGGTCTGCGGCCCTTCTTCGGAAAGTCTCCCCGGAAGGGCCCGAATCGGAGTCTTACTCAAACGATACCGCAAGGAGGATGCGAGGACGAGATGGTTGAGAAGCTTAAGGAGGCCATACGCGACGTACCGGACTTCCCGAAAAAGGGTATACTCTTCAAGGACATAACCACGCTGTGCAAGGATCCGCTCTCGTTCCAGCGGATGGTGGATCTTCTTGGCCACCGCTACGTGGGCAAGGGTATAGAGCTTGTGGTGGGCATCGAGGCGAGGGGTTTTGTCGTGGGCTCGGCCCTCGCCTACAAGCTCGGCGCCGGCGTCGTCCTCGTGCGAAAGCCCGGCAAGCTCCCCCACAAGACGCACCGGGCCGCATACACGCTCGAGTACGGCGAGGACTCGCTCGAAATTCACCAGGACGCCATCGGCAAGGGCCAGCGCGTGCTCGTCGTCGACGACCTGCTGGCCACGGGCGGCACGGCCGCGG
The Deltaproteobacteria bacterium DNA segment above includes these coding regions:
- a CDS encoding adenine phosphoribosyltransferase, with protein sequence MVEKLKEAIRDVPDFPKKGILFKDITTLCKDPLSFQRMVDLLGHRYVGKGIELVVGIEARGFVVGSALAYKLGAGVVLVRKPGKLPHKTHRAAYTLEYGEDSLEIHQDAIGKGQRVLVVDDLLATGGTAAAVVELVEKCGGEIHECAFVIELTDLKGGEKLAPHPYFSLLQF